One Luteibacter aegosomaticola genomic window carries:
- a CDS encoding YkgJ family cysteine cluster protein, whose amino-acid sequence MTHPCLRCGACCATFRVAFHWMETDAAGGITPAALTEHLDPHRVNMHGTNAYEPRCKSLVGTIGVAAHCGVYEVRPSPCHDLKPAWEDGVTPSPQCDKARLKHGMQPLTPADFA is encoded by the coding sequence ATGACCCACCCTTGCTTGCGCTGCGGCGCTTGCTGCGCGACGTTTCGCGTCGCCTTCCACTGGATGGAGACCGATGCGGCCGGCGGTATCACGCCGGCGGCGTTGACGGAGCACCTTGATCCGCACCGTGTGAACATGCACGGGACGAATGCGTATGAGCCACGCTGCAAGTCGCTGGTGGGGACGATTGGCGTGGCGGCGCATTGCGGTGTCTATGAGGTTCGCCCGTCGCCGTGCCATGACCTGAAGCCCGCATGGGAAGACGGCGTGACGCCGAGCCCACAGTGCGACAAGGCCCGCCTCAAGCACGGCATGCAGCCGCTCACGCCGGCGGATTTCGCTTAA
- a CDS encoding MFS transporter gives MPLPAALRELDHTQRHTVIASFLGWTLDAFDYFLLTFVILAVAHEFNVPKTEVTYGLFLTLAARPLGALIFGRLADRYGRRPVLMFDIVLFSILEVACAFAPSLAVLLGLRFLFGIAMGGEWGIGASLAMESIPTKSRGFVSGLLQSGYPCGFFLAALVNWLLVDHIGWRGLFIVGAMPALLVLYIRRKVPESPVWEQRQKEPRQGVMESMRGHWKLFIYLMLLMAAFNMFSHGSQDMYPTFVQETLKIPAGSSTAFLLTALLNLGALVGGLTFGSLSEKIGRRKAIIIAALLAIPVIPLWTYGGSLLLLGVGAFFIQVMVQGAWGVVPTHLNELSPDAVRGTLPGFAYQMGNLLAAITATAQTWLADWRGGDFAFAMSAWIATVAILLALLTWLGPEARGRGFGRDNGAA, from the coding sequence ATGCCGTTGCCCGCTGCGCTGCGCGAACTCGACCACACCCAGCGGCATACGGTCATCGCCAGCTTTCTCGGCTGGACCCTCGATGCGTTCGACTACTTCCTGCTCACCTTCGTGATCCTGGCCGTGGCGCACGAGTTCAACGTGCCCAAGACCGAGGTCACGTACGGCTTGTTCCTTACCCTGGCAGCGCGGCCGCTGGGTGCCCTGATCTTCGGCCGCCTTGCTGATCGCTACGGGCGCCGCCCCGTCCTGATGTTCGACATCGTGCTGTTTTCCATCCTCGAGGTCGCGTGTGCGTTCGCGCCGAGCCTTGCCGTGCTGCTCGGCCTGCGGTTCCTGTTCGGCATCGCCATGGGCGGGGAGTGGGGCATCGGTGCGTCGCTGGCCATGGAATCGATCCCGACGAAGTCGCGTGGGTTCGTCTCGGGCCTGCTGCAGAGTGGTTACCCCTGCGGCTTCTTCCTGGCGGCGCTGGTGAACTGGCTGCTGGTGGACCACATCGGCTGGCGTGGCCTTTTCATCGTCGGCGCGATGCCGGCCCTGCTTGTGCTCTACATCCGCCGCAAGGTCCCGGAATCCCCGGTGTGGGAGCAGCGCCAGAAGGAGCCGCGCCAGGGCGTCATGGAATCCATGCGTGGCCACTGGAAGCTCTTCATCTACCTGATGCTGCTGATGGCGGCGTTCAACATGTTCAGCCACGGGTCCCAGGACATGTACCCGACCTTCGTGCAGGAGACCCTGAAAATCCCGGCCGGCTCGAGCACGGCCTTCCTGCTTACCGCCTTGCTCAACCTGGGGGCGCTCGTGGGCGGCCTGACCTTCGGCTCGCTCTCGGAGAAGATCGGCCGGCGCAAGGCCATCATCATCGCCGCGCTGCTGGCGATCCCGGTGATTCCCCTGTGGACCTATGGCGGGTCTCTGCTCCTGCTGGGCGTCGGTGCCTTCTTCATCCAGGTGATGGTGCAGGGCGCCTGGGGCGTGGTGCCCACCCACCTCAACGAGCTCTCGCCGGATGCCGTTCGCGGCACTTTGCCCGGCTTCGCTTACCAGATGGGCAACCTGCTGGCGGCTATCACGGCCACGGCCCAGACCTGGCTGGCGGACTGGCGTGGCGGCGATTTCGCCTTCGCCATGTCGGCCTGGATCGCCACGGTCGCCATCCTCCTGGCGCTGCTGACCTGGCTCGGCCCCGAGGCCCGGGGCAGGGGCTTCGGCCGGGATAACGGCGCGGCGTGA
- a CDS encoding class I SAM-dependent methyltransferase, which translates to MSLNRHARQRIASHFSTRGDRFYVHGKLASDPVYGACAAAIAGRHLPLLDIGCGLGLLGHYLHACSALDGYVGLDSDARKIAMGREAAGRAGLGQALALHHADVTTPQPMRGHVALLDVLHYLPRERQAQVLAYAVDHLADDGVLVLRNVLRDDSWRFRATVWEEKFIKAVGWIPGGAQYFPTEDDIRNVLEPRGIRARFRPLFGRTPYNSWLMTASRHAV; encoded by the coding sequence ATGAGCCTCAACCGCCACGCGCGGCAACGCATCGCATCCCACTTCAGCACGCGCGGCGACCGTTTCTACGTCCACGGGAAGCTCGCCAGCGACCCGGTCTATGGCGCCTGCGCCGCAGCGATCGCTGGCCGGCACCTTCCGCTTCTCGATATCGGCTGCGGCCTGGGACTGCTCGGGCACTATCTGCACGCGTGCAGCGCACTCGACGGCTACGTCGGCCTGGACAGCGACGCGCGCAAGATCGCCATGGGCCGCGAGGCTGCCGGTCGCGCCGGCCTGGGTCAGGCACTCGCCTTGCACCATGCCGACGTCACCACGCCCCAACCCATGCGCGGGCACGTGGCGTTGCTTGATGTCCTCCACTACCTGCCCAGGGAGCGCCAGGCCCAGGTCCTGGCTTATGCCGTCGACCACCTGGCCGACGATGGGGTGCTCGTCCTGCGCAACGTGCTGCGGGACGACTCATGGCGGTTCCGCGCCACGGTGTGGGAAGAGAAGTTCATCAAGGCCGTCGGCTGGATTCCCGGCGGCGCCCAGTACTTCCCTACCGAGGACGACATCCGCAACGTCCTCGAACCACGGGGTATCCGGGCCCGCTTCCGCCCCCTCTTCGGCCGTACCCCCTACAACAGCTGGTTGATGACCGCCTCGCGCCACGCCGTGTGA
- a CDS encoding FKBP-type peptidyl-prolyl cis-trans isomerase, with protein MQAGKDKVISFHYTLSVDGNQVETSTDGGEPLWILLGHGQLIPGMEAGLEGKSEGDKFDLVITPDQGYGERREGATQRVPKKYFPNQGKGLKAGDTTILSLKEGGQQAVVVQKVGSSVVDIDTNHPMAGKTLTFNIDVQSVRDASDEEKAHGHAHPNGDGAH; from the coding sequence ATGCAGGCTGGCAAGGACAAGGTCATCTCGTTCCACTACACCCTCAGCGTCGACGGCAACCAGGTCGAGACCTCGACCGACGGTGGCGAACCGCTGTGGATCCTGCTCGGCCACGGCCAGCTGATCCCGGGCATGGAAGCGGGCCTCGAAGGCAAGTCGGAAGGTGACAAGTTCGACCTGGTGATCACCCCGGACCAGGGCTACGGCGAGCGTCGCGAAGGCGCCACCCAGCGCGTGCCGAAGAAGTACTTCCCGAACCAGGGCAAGGGCCTCAAGGCCGGCGACACCACCATCCTCTCGCTGAAGGAAGGCGGCCAGCAGGCGGTCGTCGTGCAGAAGGTGGGTTCCAGCGTCGTCGATATCGACACCAACCACCCGATGGCCGGCAAGACCCTCACGTTCAACATCGACGTGCAGTCGGTGCGCGATGCCTCGGACGAAGAGAAGGCCCACGGCCACGCTCACCCGAACGGCGACGGCGCACACTGA
- a CDS encoding MAPEG family protein, whose translation MNSQLPAVVTLLTLLLMFFTVWAVGRARHRYGIKAPAISGDPAFERAWRVQMNTLENAVMFIPALWLAAQYVDPLWAGIAGMIWLAGRLWYAISYLRDASRRGPGYMVSMVAWAALMLMAAGGIGMAIMENNAAPAEDAAQAG comes from the coding sequence ATGAACAGTCAGCTCCCCGCCGTCGTCACCCTGCTCACCCTGCTCCTGATGTTCTTCACGGTGTGGGCCGTGGGCCGCGCCCGCCACCGCTACGGGATCAAGGCACCGGCGATCTCGGGCGACCCGGCCTTTGAACGGGCCTGGCGGGTGCAGATGAACACGCTGGAGAACGCCGTGATGTTCATCCCGGCCCTGTGGCTGGCCGCCCAGTACGTGGATCCGCTGTGGGCGGGTATCGCCGGCATGATCTGGCTGGCGGGGCGCCTGTGGTACGCCATTTCCTACCTGCGCGACGCCTCGCGCCGCGGGCCGGGCTACATGGTGTCGATGGTGGCCTGGGCCGCGCTGATGCTGATGGCGGCCGGCGGGATCGGCATGGCGATCATGGAAAACAACGCGGCGCCGGCAGAAGACGCCGCGCAGGCTGGCTAA
- a CDS encoding DEAD/DEAH box helicase — MSFDSLGLAPALLRALAEAGYKNPTPIQAAAIPEVLAGHDLMAAAQTGTGKTAAFLLPVLHKLANSDFREGRRPIRVLILTPTRELAAQVQENLTDYAKYVRISSTVIFGGVGMGNQLHALRRGVEIVVATPGRLIDHMMQRSVDLSKVEVLVLDEADRMLDMGFLPALKRILSAVPQKRQTLLFSATFAPEIKALAQQFMRDPREVSTAPANTVANTVTHRVHPVDAAQKRDLLLHVLAQDSRRQTLVFSRTKHGADKLVRFLEAAGMRAAAIHGNKSQNARTRALSDFKTGRTTVLVATDIAARGIDIDQLPVVINFDLPMVAEDYVHRIGRTGRAGAEGQAVSLVSHDESGLLRDIRRLLKSDIEISNVEGFEPTTPLRLDAGAPRPKQQQRQAGGRQGGGQGGQGGGQRHGGGQGQRQGGRSEGQGRGESQGRGGQGGESRSGNGGRPSSHRPHGHSAAGTGENTGNHKRRRQRRGPATNKA; from the coding sequence ATGTCCTTTGATTCGCTGGGCCTTGCGCCCGCGTTGCTGCGCGCGCTCGCTGAAGCCGGCTACAAGAACCCGACCCCGATCCAGGCCGCCGCCATTCCCGAGGTGCTTGCTGGCCACGATCTGATGGCCGCCGCCCAGACCGGCACCGGCAAGACCGCCGCGTTCCTGCTCCCGGTGCTGCACAAGCTGGCCAACTCGGATTTCCGTGAAGGCCGCCGCCCGATCCGCGTCCTCATCCTCACCCCGACCCGCGAGCTCGCCGCGCAGGTGCAGGAGAACCTCACCGATTACGCCAAGTACGTGCGCATCAGCAGCACGGTGATCTTCGGCGGCGTCGGCATGGGTAACCAGCTGCACGCCCTGCGCCGTGGCGTCGAGATCGTGGTCGCTACCCCGGGCCGTCTCATCGACCACATGATGCAGCGCTCGGTCGACCTGTCGAAGGTCGAAGTGCTGGTGCTCGACGAAGCCGACCGCATGCTCGACATGGGCTTCCTGCCGGCACTGAAGCGCATCCTCTCCGCCGTGCCGCAGAAGCGCCAGACGCTGCTGTTCTCGGCCACGTTCGCACCGGAAATCAAGGCACTTGCGCAGCAGTTCATGCGCGACCCGCGTGAAGTTTCCACCGCGCCGGCCAACACCGTCGCGAACACGGTGACCCACCGCGTGCACCCGGTGGACGCCGCGCAGAAGCGTGACCTGCTGCTGCACGTGCTGGCCCAGGACAGCCGTCGCCAGACCCTCGTGTTCAGCCGTACCAAGCATGGCGCTGACAAGCTCGTGCGCTTCCTGGAAGCCGCCGGCATGCGTGCCGCCGCCATCCACGGCAACAAGAGCCAGAACGCCCGCACCCGCGCCCTGTCGGACTTCAAAACCGGCCGCACCACAGTGCTGGTGGCCACCGACATCGCCGCGCGCGGTATCGATATCGACCAGCTGCCGGTCGTGATCAACTTCGACCTGCCGATGGTCGCCGAGGACTACGTGCACCGCATCGGCCGTACCGGCCGTGCCGGCGCCGAAGGCCAGGCCGTGTCGCTGGTGAGCCACGATGAATCGGGCCTGCTGCGCGATATCCGCCGCCTGCTGAAGTCGGACATCGAGATCTCGAACGTGGAAGGCTTCGAGCCGACCACGCCGCTGCGCCTGGATGCCGGTGCGCCGCGTCCGAAGCAGCAGCAGCGCCAGGCCGGTGGTCGCCAGGGTGGTGGCCAGGGTGGCCAGGGCGGCGGTCAGCGCCACGGTGGTGGCCAGGGCCAGCGCCAGGGTGGCCGCAGTGAAGGCCAGGGCCGTGGCGAGAGCCAGGGTCGTGGTGGCCAGGGTGGCGAAAGCCGCTCGGGTAACGGCGGCCGTCCGTCCTCGCACCGCCCGCACGGCCATTCGGCCGCGGGTACCGGCGAGAACACCGGCAACCACAAGCGCCGCCGCCAGCGTCGCGGGCCGGCGACCAACAAGGCGTAA
- a CDS encoding organic hydroperoxide resistance protein produces the protein MSNVSKIEKVLYTAHAEVAGGREGHAKTDDGLIDLQLRLPKEMGGNGGGSNPEQLFAAGYAACFEGAVRFVAGQKKVKVDGASVKSEVGIGPRQGSGFAINVKLAVSLPGVDDATAQEIVKTAHEDVCPYSHATRGNIDVDVSVNGKAVV, from the coding sequence ATGAGCAACGTGTCGAAAATCGAAAAGGTCCTCTATACCGCCCACGCTGAAGTCGCCGGCGGCCGCGAAGGCCACGCCAAGACCGACGATGGCCTGATCGACCTGCAGCTGCGCCTGCCGAAGGAAATGGGCGGCAATGGCGGCGGCAGCAACCCGGAACAGCTGTTCGCTGCCGGTTACGCCGCATGCTTCGAGGGCGCCGTGCGCTTCGTCGCCGGCCAGAAGAAGGTCAAGGTCGACGGCGCTTCGGTGAAGAGCGAAGTCGGTATCGGTCCGCGCCAGGGGTCGGGCTTTGCGATCAACGTGAAGCTGGCCGTCAGCCTGCCGGGCGTCGATGACGCGACCGCCCAGGAAATCGTCAAGACCGCGCACGAAGACGTCTGCCCGTACTCGCACGCCACCCGCGGCAACATCGACGTGGACGTGAGCGTGAACGGCAAGGCCGTCGTCTGA
- the ypfJ gene encoding KPN_02809 family neutral zinc metallopeptidase codes for MLWDKGRRSDNVEDAGTGGGGGPSFGGGRGLGVGGIILLAILGLVFYKDPTALLSQDGGGMAPPQAQTQQHAQPAAANDPQVDFVRAILGETEDTWGEIFAANGQQYVRPKLVLFRNGVRTACGSASSAVGPFYCPSDQKVYLDLGFFQQMQQQFHESGDFARAYVIAHEVGHHVQNLVGVFDKVNQARQRGARMEGANGLSVRQELQADCFAGVWANHSQQRQHWLQSGDIESALNAATAIGDDRLQEEAQGRVVPDSFTHGTSAQRVRWFKTGFESGDIGKCNTFSGSI; via the coding sequence ATGCTCTGGGACAAAGGCCGTAGAAGCGACAACGTGGAAGACGCCGGTACGGGTGGCGGCGGGGGGCCTTCATTCGGCGGCGGCCGTGGGCTGGGCGTCGGCGGCATCATCCTGCTCGCGATCCTGGGCCTGGTGTTCTACAAGGACCCTACCGCCCTGCTGAGCCAGGATGGCGGGGGCATGGCCCCACCCCAGGCGCAGACCCAGCAGCACGCGCAGCCCGCGGCAGCCAATGATCCGCAGGTGGATTTCGTCCGGGCGATCCTGGGCGAGACCGAAGACACCTGGGGCGAGATCTTTGCCGCCAATGGCCAGCAATACGTGCGGCCGAAGCTGGTGCTGTTCCGCAACGGCGTACGTACGGCCTGCGGCTCGGCCTCGTCGGCCGTGGGGCCGTTCTATTGCCCCAGCGACCAGAAGGTCTACCTCGACCTGGGCTTCTTCCAGCAGATGCAGCAGCAGTTCCACGAATCGGGCGATTTCGCCCGGGCTTACGTGATCGCGCACGAAGTGGGCCATCACGTGCAAAACCTCGTGGGCGTGTTCGACAAGGTGAACCAGGCCCGCCAGCGCGGCGCGCGGATGGAAGGAGCCAACGGCCTTTCGGTACGCCAGGAGCTGCAGGCGGACTGCTTCGCGGGCGTGTGGGCGAACCATTCGCAGCAGCGACAGCACTGGCTGCAGTCGGGCGATATAGAATCCGCGCTCAACGCGGCGACAGCGATTGGCGATGACCGGCTTCAGGAAGAGGCGCAGGGGCGCGTGGTGCCCGATTCATTTACGCACGGCACGTCGGCGCAGCGCGTTCGGTGGTTCAAGACCGGCTTTGAGTCGGGTGACATTGGCAAGTGCAATACTTTTTCAGGTTCGATCTGA
- the rimJ gene encoding ribosomal protein S5-alanine N-acetyltransferase, which produces MSEPVRMRTPRLLVRLLDIEEAELLLRYRMENREHLRPWEPLRTTSHYTLEGCRQTIEAGLEAARSDRGYPFVMLTPDGTEVVGSFTFANVVRGVFQACHLGYGLGRKFEGQGLMFEALDAAVRYAFGPLDFHRVMANYMPRNVRSGHLLERLGFEKEGLAKRYLKIEGLWEDHVLTAKVRTQG; this is translated from the coding sequence ATGAGCGAACCGGTCCGCATGCGCACACCGCGGCTGCTTGTCCGCCTGCTCGATATAGAGGAAGCGGAGCTGCTGCTGCGTTATCGCATGGAAAACCGCGAGCACCTGCGTCCCTGGGAGCCGTTGCGGACCACCTCGCACTACACGCTCGAAGGCTGCCGGCAGACGATCGAAGCGGGTCTGGAGGCGGCGCGTTCCGATCGCGGCTATCCGTTCGTGATGCTTACGCCCGACGGTACTGAAGTCGTCGGTAGCTTCACCTTCGCGAATGTCGTGCGTGGTGTGTTCCAGGCTTGCCACCTCGGCTACGGCCTCGGCCGTAAATTCGAGGGGCAGGGGCTGATGTTCGAGGCGCTTGATGCGGCCGTGCGCTATGCGTTCGGCCCGCTCGATTTCCATCGGGTGATGGCCAACTACATGCCACGCAATGTGCGTAGCGGCCATTTACTGGAACGGCTTGGCTTCGAGAAAGAAGGGCTCGCGAAGCGTTACCTGAAGATCGAAGGCCTGTGGGAAGACCACGTCCTCACCGCGAAGGTGAGGACGCAGGGCTAA
- a CDS encoding DEAD/DEAH box helicase, with the protein MTSPDTDNAPALPGFSALALDANVVRALTDVGYETPSPIQAATIPPLLEGRDVIGQAQTGTGKTAAFALPVLSRIDVKPGKPQALVLAPTRELAIQVAEAFQKYATYMPGFQVLPIYGGQSYGPQLQGLKRGAQIVVGTPGRIIDHLDKGTLDLSALKFVVLDEADEMLRMGFIDDVEKLLQATPEGRQVALFSATMPSPIRRIAQTYLKDPVEITIKNKTTTAANIRQRYWWVSGVHKLDALTRILEAESFDAMIVFARTKSATEELASKLQARGFAAAAINGDMAQAQRERVIDQLKNGKLDILIATDVAARGLDVERISHVLNYDIPHDTESYVHRIGRTGRAGRNGEAILFVTPRERNLLRQIERATRQPIEQMQLPTIEAVNDTRVNKFNQRITDTLAAGDLGLFQQLVEKFEQEHNIPAIEIAAALAKIAQGDQPLLLEPPAKREYSERPPREYDRNDRPQRDFDRDRGPRDGGDFGDRRPVREGMRQPRPHATESGKKTYRIEVGHEHGVKPGNIVGAIANEGGVEAKFIGRVSIRDDYSLIDLPDGMPAETFNHLKKVWVAQQQLKISEWDGTEQPQSGAPPQRPRGNFRPQGARSGGPGGSGGGKPPRRKRDY; encoded by the coding sequence ATGACATCCCCCGATACCGACAACGCTCCGGCCCTGCCCGGTTTCAGCGCGCTCGCGCTCGACGCTAACGTCGTCCGCGCCCTGACCGACGTGGGCTATGAGACCCCCTCTCCCATCCAGGCCGCGACCATCCCGCCGCTGCTCGAAGGCCGCGACGTGATCGGCCAGGCCCAGACCGGCACCGGCAAGACCGCAGCCTTCGCGCTGCCGGTGCTGTCGCGCATCGACGTCAAGCCGGGCAAGCCGCAGGCGCTGGTGCTCGCGCCGACGCGCGAATTGGCCATCCAGGTGGCTGAAGCCTTCCAGAAGTACGCCACGTACATGCCGGGCTTCCAGGTCCTGCCGATCTACGGCGGCCAGAGCTACGGCCCGCAGCTGCAGGGTCTGAAGCGTGGCGCCCAGATCGTGGTCGGCACCCCGGGCCGCATCATCGACCACCTCGACAAGGGCACGCTGGATCTTTCCGCGCTCAAGTTCGTGGTGCTCGACGAAGCCGACGAAATGCTCCGCATGGGCTTCATCGACGACGTCGAGAAGCTGCTGCAGGCGACGCCGGAAGGCCGCCAGGTGGCGCTGTTCTCCGCGACCATGCCGTCGCCGATCCGCCGCATCGCGCAGACCTACCTGAAAGATCCGGTCGAGATCACGATCAAGAACAAGACCACCACCGCGGCGAACATCCGCCAGCGTTACTGGTGGGTCAGCGGCGTGCACAAGCTCGATGCGCTCACCCGCATCCTCGAGGCCGAAAGCTTCGATGCCATGATCGTCTTCGCCCGCACCAAGTCGGCCACCGAAGAACTCGCCAGCAAGCTGCAGGCGCGTGGTTTCGCCGCTGCCGCCATCAACGGCGATATGGCGCAGGCCCAGCGCGAGCGCGTCATCGACCAGCTGAAGAACGGCAAGCTCGATATCCTGATCGCCACCGACGTCGCCGCCCGCGGCCTCGACGTGGAGCGCATCAGCCACGTGCTGAATTACGACATCCCGCACGACACCGAGTCGTACGTGCACCGCATCGGCCGTACCGGCCGCGCGGGCCGTAATGGCGAGGCCATCCTGTTCGTGACCCCGCGTGAGCGCAACCTGCTCCGCCAGATCGAGCGCGCCACGCGCCAGCCGATCGAGCAGATGCAGCTGCCGACCATCGAGGCGGTGAACGATACCCGCGTGAACAAGTTCAACCAGCGCATTACCGATACGCTGGCCGCGGGTGACCTGGGCCTGTTCCAGCAGCTGGTCGAGAAGTTCGAGCAGGAGCACAACATCCCTGCCATCGAGATCGCTGCCGCGCTGGCCAAGATCGCCCAGGGCGACCAGCCGCTGCTGCTCGAGCCGCCGGCGAAGCGTGAGTACTCTGAGCGTCCGCCGCGCGAGTACGACCGTAACGATCGCCCGCAGCGCGATTTCGACCGCGACCGCGGCCCGCGTGATGGTGGTGATTTCGGCGATCGTCGTCCGGTGCGCGAGGGCATGCGCCAGCCGCGTCCGCACGCGACGGAGTCGGGCAAGAAGACCTACCGTATCGAAGTGGGCCACGAGCATGGCGTGAAGCCGGGCAATATCGTGGGCGCGATCGCTAACGAGGGTGGCGTCGAGGCTAAGTTCATCGGCCGCGTGAGCATCCGTGACGATTACAGCCTGATCGATCTGCCGGATGGCATGCCTGCTGAGACGTTCAATCACCTGAAGAAGGTGTGGGTGGCGCAGCAGCAGCTGAAGATCAGCGAGTGGGATGGCACGGAGCAGCCGCAGAGCGGCGCCCCGCCGCAGCGTCCGCGCGGTAATTTCCGCCCGCAGGGTGCCCGTTCGGGTGGCCCGGGCGGCTCCGGTGGCGGCAAGCCGCCGCGCCGCAAGCGCGACTACTGA
- a CDS encoding EF-hand domain-containing protein — protein MKCTRFIVLSAAGTLFAGSAFAQLSQAPAARAQPVNAEVRGSDAPAFADIVKKHPGYLERSDVPRDDKTLAILRAHFKEADANGDGHVDEQEYKAYMAKSH, from the coding sequence ATGAAGTGCACGCGCTTTATCGTTCTGTCCGCCGCCGGCACGCTGTTCGCCGGTAGCGCGTTTGCCCAGCTCAGCCAGGCCCCGGCCGCCCGAGCCCAGCCCGTCAATGCGGAGGTGCGCGGCAGCGACGCCCCGGCCTTCGCCGATATCGTGAAGAAACACCCGGGCTACCTGGAGCGCTCCGACGTGCCCCGGGACGACAAGACCCTCGCCATTCTCCGCGCCCATTTCAAGGAAGCCGACGCCAACGGGGACGGCCACGTGGATGAACAGGAGTACAAGGCCTACATGGCCAAGAGCCACTAA
- the fghA gene encoding S-formylglutathione hydrolase translates to MSVIDTVSEQRCFGGIQGFYTHASEACGGPMKFAVYLPPAAEKGPVPVLWFLAGLTCTAETFTIKAGAQRLAAELGLALVMPDTSPRDTGIAGATGDWEFGEGAGFYLDATETPWKERFRMYSYVVDELPRLVAERFALDMGRQGIFGHSMGGHGALTIALRNPGRYRSLSAFAPIVAPASVPWGQKAFPRYLGDDKKAWRKHDATALVQDGAHFNGTILIDQGEADGFLVNQLQPQRFEAACEEAKQAFQLRMHAGYDHSYYFIQSFIEDHLRHHAKALAA, encoded by the coding sequence ATGTCGGTAATTGATACGGTGTCGGAGCAGCGTTGCTTCGGTGGCATTCAGGGCTTTTACACCCATGCCTCGGAGGCCTGCGGCGGCCCCATGAAATTTGCCGTTTACCTGCCGCCGGCTGCGGAAAAAGGCCCGGTCCCGGTGCTCTGGTTCCTGGCTGGCCTCACATGTACGGCGGAGACCTTCACGATCAAGGCCGGCGCCCAGCGCCTGGCCGCCGAGCTGGGTCTCGCCCTGGTCATGCCCGATACCAGCCCGCGGGATACCGGTATCGCCGGTGCCACGGGGGATTGGGAGTTCGGCGAGGGCGCCGGGTTTTACCTTGATGCCACGGAAACGCCCTGGAAAGAGCGCTTCCGCATGTATAGCTACGTTGTCGATGAGCTGCCGCGGCTCGTCGCCGAACGCTTTGCCCTCGACATGGGCCGGCAGGGCATCTTTGGCCATTCCATGGGCGGCCACGGCGCGTTGACCATCGCCTTGCGCAACCCGGGCCGCTATCGCTCGCTGTCCGCGTTCGCGCCTATCGTCGCCCCGGCCAGCGTGCCCTGGGGTCAGAAGGCGTTCCCGCGCTACCTTGGCGACGACAAGAAGGCCTGGCGCAAACACGACGCCACCGCGCTTGTGCAGGATGGCGCGCACTTCAACGGCACCATCCTCATCGACCAGGGGGAAGCGGATGGCTTCCTCGTGAACCAGTTGCAGCCGCAGCGCTTCGAAGCCGCCTGCGAAGAGGCAAAGCAGGCATTCCAACTGCGCATGCACGCTGGCTACGACCACAGCTACTACTTCATCCAGAGCTTCATCGAAGACCACCTCCGCCATCACGCCAAAGCGCTGGCGGCATGA